The DNA window GGTGCATCAAGTGGATGACATTACGGAGTTGGTGCGGCTGATATCATGTCTTGCATGTACAACCCACAGGACCAATTTTGATGCCAAAGCAGGTGCAGCGCAATAAACCCAAATCAGTCTCCCTCGTGTTGGGATCCGGCGGCGCGCGTGGCTTGGCTCATATCGGCGTTATCCAAGAGCTAGAGGCTCGGGGTTTTAAGGTGCAAGCGATCGCTGGCAGCTCGATGGGTGCCTTGGTAGGTGGTATTTACGCGCTGGGTAAGCTCCAAATCTATGCGGATTGGGTTAGTGGGTTGGAGCAATCCGATGTGCTTTGGCTCATCGATTGGAGCTTTAGTGGCGGTGGCATCATCCGCGGTCAAAAGGTCATTAATAAGTTACGTGAGCTGGTCGGCGAGGAGGACATCGAGCGCCTACCCATTGCATTCACAGCCGTAGCCGTCGACATCGAGCGGGGAAAAGAGATTTGGTTCCATGATGGCCCCTTATTTGATGCCATCCGAGCATCCATTGCCATCCCTGGTTTGTTTACCCCACATCACTATCGCGGATTAACGCTGGTAGATGGTGGGCTTCTAAACCCTGTCCCTGTAGCGCCCACCCTGAGCGCGCTAACCGATCTCACCATCGTCGTGGATGTGAATGGACCCGCCGAAGATTTGACGCCGGAAGTTTCGCCGGGCAACGATCACGGCCGTTTTTTGGAGCGCTTAAGATCTTATGCCGAAGCCTTGGGGTTGGATATCAACGGAGATAATGAGGGGCTGGCTTTATCGGATATTTTGATGCGCTCTTTCGACACGATGCAGGCAGCGCTGACGCGCCAGCATTTGGCTGTTTTTCATCCTGATGTTGTGATCCGCATTCCCAAGAATGCCTGCATGGTCCACGAGTTCTATCAGGCCAAACCGATTATTCAACTGGGTCGCGAGCGGGCTAAAGCGGCTCTGGATGAGTGGCTTTAGCGTTCCCCTTCCTCAGGTTTGAGCCCGTAGGACTCAACCAAACGCCAGACATGATCAGGAATCATGTGACGCATGCGCCTAGGTTTGACACGTCGCAAATGCAAAACGGTCTCCACTGCTTTCATTTCCAGTCGCGCCCGAGCAAATTCAAGACCTCGGGGTCCGATGCGGGGCATGAGATAGGCGGCAATGGGTCGAGCCCAGTCGGGCATAGCTCGCAGCGGTAGACCGCCAGCGGCGCGCTCAGTATTTTTCAAAAAGCCTTTCACTGGCCCGGCTCTATTGCCCGCGCTGCTGGGCGTTTTCAGGCTGATCTCCTCGCCCAGTAAGTCCAGCATTTCCTGTCCGCGCGCATTGCGCACCAGCAACCATTGTTCGCCTCGGCCCGCCATGTAACCCACGGTGATGTCAGCCAAAACATTGGTGTAATCAACACAGGTCTGGCACGTCAGCGGAAAGAAATCTCGCGGTAACTGGGACAGCGGTAGTTTCAGAAAGGGAATGGTTTTGATTTCACCATTCTGAAAACGCATCTCCACATGGTAGTCCGCGCGAAACTCCAAATAAGTACAGGTCTCAGGCTGCTCGCAAAGCAAAGCGAGAAACTCATGAAAACGT is part of the Ectothiorhodosinus mongolicus genome and encodes:
- a CDS encoding Coenzyme F420 hydrogenase/dehydrogenase, beta subunit C-terminal domain; this translates as MHGRARDTKSGDEAFFGPYLSMFQAGLKQPSAGAQWTGITTKIAEKLLVSGKVDAVLTMTADPNDRWRPVPTLVTNVDDLAACRGMRMGYAPLLSLVEPAIAVGLKRLAIIGIPCQVYALRALQDEMGIEQLYVIGTPCSDNTTTERFHEFLALLCEQPETCTYLEFRADYHVEMRFQNGEIKTIPFLKLPLSQLPRDFFPLTCQTCVDYTNVLADITVGYMAGRGEQWLLVRNARGQEMLDLLGEEISLKTPSSAGNRAGPVKGFLKNTERAAGGLPLRAMPDWARPIAAYLMPRIGPRGLEFARARLEMKAVETVLHLRRVKPRRMRHMIPDHVWRLVESYGLKPEEGER
- a CDS encoding patatin-like phospholipase family protein, yielding MPKQVQRNKPKSVSLVLGSGGARGLAHIGVIQELEARGFKVQAIAGSSMGALVGGIYALGKLQIYADWVSGLEQSDVLWLIDWSFSGGGIIRGQKVINKLRELVGEEDIERLPIAFTAVAVDIERGKEIWFHDGPLFDAIRASIAIPGLFTPHHYRGLTLVDGGLLNPVPVAPTLSALTDLTIVVDVNGPAEDLTPEVSPGNDHGRFLERLRSYAEALGLDINGDNEGLALSDILMRSFDTMQAALTRQHLAVFHPDVVIRIPKNACMVHEFYQAKPIIQLGRERAKAALDEWL